Proteins encoded within one genomic window of Suricata suricatta isolate VVHF042 chromosome 17, meerkat_22Aug2017_6uvM2_HiC, whole genome shotgun sequence:
- the TLCD1 gene encoding calfacilitin, with translation MPPLLHPALPLLLGATLTFRGLRRALCRLPLPAHVRADPLRTWRWHNLLVSFAHSIVSGIWALLCIWQTPELLVEIETAWSLSGYLLVCFSAGYFIHDTVDIVISRQARASWEYLVHHVMAMGAFFSGIFWSRFVGGGVLTLLVEVSNIFLTFRMMMKINNAQDLLLYRVNKYVNLVMYFLFRLAPQAYLTHFFLRYLGQRTLGTFLLSILLMLDIMILIYFSRLLRSDFCPQRVPSQQHKDKFLTE, from the exons ATGCCTCCGCTGCTGCACCCCGCCCTGCCGCTGCTCCTGGGCGCCACACTGACCTTCCGGGGGCTCCGGAGAGCGCTCTGCCGCCTGCCTCTGCCGGCGCACGTGCGCGCCGACCCCCTGCGCACCTGGCGCTGGCACAACCTGCTCGTCTCTTTCGCCCACTCCATTGTGTCCGGAATCTGGGCGCTGCTGTG TATATGGCAGACCCCGGAGTTGCTGGTGGAGATTGAGACGGCATGGTCGCTATCTGGCTATCTGCTGGTTTGCTTCTCCGCAG GGTATTTCATTCACGACACAGTGGACATCGTGATCAGCCGCCAGGCACGAGCTTCTTGGGAATACCTGGTTCATCACGTCATG GCCATGGGTGCCTTCTTTTCAGGCATCTTTTGGAGCAGGTTTGTCGGTGGAGGAGTCCTAACCTTGCTGGTGGAGGTCAGCAACATATTCCTCACCTTCCGCATGATGATGAAGATCAACAATGCCCAAGACCTTCTCCTCTACCGGGTCAACAAATATGTCAACTTGGTCATGTACTTTCTCTTCCGCCTGGCCCCACAGGCCTACCTCACCCATTTCTTTTTGCGTTATTTGGGCCAGAGGACTCTGGGCACCTTTCTGCTGAGTATCCTGCTCATGCTGGACATCATGATCCTCATCTACTTTTCCCGCCTTCTCCGCTCAGACTTCTGCCCTCAGCGTGTCCCCAGCCAGCAACACAAAGACAAGTTTTTGACCGAGTGA
- the RPL23A gene encoding 60S ribosomal protein L23a, which produces MAPKAKKEAPAPPKAEAKAKALKAKKAVLKGVHSHKKKKIRTSPTFRRPKTLRLRRQPKYPRKSAPRRNKLDHYAIIKFPLTTESAMKKIEDNNTLVFIVDVKANKHQIKQAVKKLYDIDVAKVNTLIRPDGEKKAYVRLAPDYDALDVANKIGII; this is translated from the exons ATGGCGCCGAAGGCGAAGAAGGAAG cccctgcccctcccaaagccgaagccaaagcaaaggctttgaaggccaagaaagcagtACTGAAAGGCGTCCatagtcataaaaaaaagaagatccgcACGTCACCTACATTCCGACGGCCCAAGACTCTGCGTCTCCGAAGGCAGCCCAAATATCCTCGAAAGAGCGCCCCCAGGAGAAACAA gCTTGACCACTATGCCATCATCAAGTTCCCACTGACAACCGagtcagccatgaagaaaatagaagataacAACACTCTTGTGTTTATTGTGGATGTCAAGGCCAACAAGCACCAGATCAAACAGGCTGTGAAAAAACTCTATGACATTGACGTGGCCAAGGTCAACACTCTGATCAG GcctgatggagaaaagaaagcatatgttcGACTGGCTCCTGACTACGATGCTTTGGATGTTGCCAACAAA ATCGGGATCATCTAA
- the RAB34 gene encoding ras-related protein Rab-34 isoform X2, with translation MSHVLGLELRRKAPPLLGPLLSFPLPAGSWPSQILRSRHRFSITSWTGLPCLLGAPRKAAGEMNILAPVRRDRVLAELPQCLRKEAALHVHTDFHPRVTCACQEHRTGTVGFKISKVIVVGDLSVGKTCLISRFCKDTFDKNYKATIGVDFEMERFEVLGVPFSLQLWDTAGQERFKCIASTYYRGAQAIIIVFNLNDVASLEHTKQWLADALKENDPSSVLLFLVGSKKDLSTPAQYVLMEKDALKVAQEMKAEYWAVSSLTGENVREFFFRVAALTFEANVLAELEKSGARRIGDVVRINSDDSNLYLTANKKKPTCCP, from the exons ATGAGTCACGTCCTGGGCCTGGAGTTGAGGAGGAAAGCGCCGCCTCTCCTCGggccccttctctcctttcccctccccgccGGTTCCTGGCCCAGCCAGATACTGCGCAGCCGTCACCGGTTCTCCATCACCAGTTGGACTGG GCTCCCGTGCCTTCTCGGGGCTCCCCGCAAGGCCGCAGGCGAGATGAACATTCTGGCGCCCGTGCGGAGAGACCGCGTCCTGGCGGAGCTGCCCCAG TGCCTGAGGAAGGAGGCCGCTTTGCACGTGCACACAGACTTCCACCCCCGCGTCACCTGCGCCTGCCAGGAGCACCGGACAGGCACCGTGGG ATTTAAGATCTCCAAAGTCATTGTGGTGGGGGACCTGTCCGTGGGGAAGACTTGTCTCATTAGTAG GTTCTGCAAAGATACTTTTGATAAGAATTACAAGGCCACCATTGGAGTGGACTTTGAAATGGAGCGATTTGAGGTGTTGGGCGTCCCCTTCAGTCTGCAGCT CTGGGATACTGCTGGACAGGAGAGGTTCAAATGCATTGCATCAACCTATTACCGAGGAGCTCAAG CCATCATCATTGTCTTCAACCTGAATGATGTGGCCTCCCTGGAACATACCAA GCAGTGGCTGGCTGATGCACTCAAGGAGAACGACCCTTCCAGTGTGCTTCTCTTCCTCGTGGGTTCCAAGAAGGACTTGAGT ACTCCTGCTCAGTATGTGCTAATGGAGAAAGACGCGCTCAAGGTGGCCCAGGAGATGAAGGCTGAGTACTGGGCGGTCTCATCTCTCACTG GTGAAAATGTCCGGGAATTCTTCTTCCGCGTGGCAGCACTGACCTTCGAGGCCAACGTGCTGGCTGAGCTGGAGAAATCAGGGGCCCGGCGCATTGGGGACGTTGTCC GCATCAACAGTGATGACAGCAACCTTTACCTAACTGCCAACAAGAAGAAGCCCACGTGCTGCCCATGA
- the RAB34 gene encoding ras-related protein Rab-34 isoform X1, giving the protein MNILAPVRRDRVLAELPQCLRKEAALHVHTDFHPRVTCACQEHRTGTVGFKISKVIVVGDLSVGKTCLISRFCKDTFDKNYKATIGVDFEMERFEVLGVPFSLQLWDTAGQERFKCIASTYYRGAQAIIIVFNLNDVASLEHTKQWLADALKENDPSSVLLFLVGSKKDLSTPAQYVLMEKDALKVAQEMKAEYWAVSSLTGENVREFFFRVAALTFEANVLAELEKSGARRIGDVVRINSDDSNLYLTANKKKPTCCP; this is encoded by the exons ATGAACATTCTGGCGCCCGTGCGGAGAGACCGCGTCCTGGCGGAGCTGCCCCAG TGCCTGAGGAAGGAGGCCGCTTTGCACGTGCACACAGACTTCCACCCCCGCGTCACCTGCGCCTGCCAGGAGCACCGGACAGGCACCGTGGG ATTTAAGATCTCCAAAGTCATTGTGGTGGGGGACCTGTCCGTGGGGAAGACTTGTCTCATTAGTAG GTTCTGCAAAGATACTTTTGATAAGAATTACAAGGCCACCATTGGAGTGGACTTTGAAATGGAGCGATTTGAGGTGTTGGGCGTCCCCTTCAGTCTGCAGCT CTGGGATACTGCTGGACAGGAGAGGTTCAAATGCATTGCATCAACCTATTACCGAGGAGCTCAAG CCATCATCATTGTCTTCAACCTGAATGATGTGGCCTCCCTGGAACATACCAA GCAGTGGCTGGCTGATGCACTCAAGGAGAACGACCCTTCCAGTGTGCTTCTCTTCCTCGTGGGTTCCAAGAAGGACTTGAGT ACTCCTGCTCAGTATGTGCTAATGGAGAAAGACGCGCTCAAGGTGGCCCAGGAGATGAAGGCTGAGTACTGGGCGGTCTCATCTCTCACTG GTGAAAATGTCCGGGAATTCTTCTTCCGCGTGGCAGCACTGACCTTCGAGGCCAACGTGCTGGCTGAGCTGGAGAAATCAGGGGCCCGGCGCATTGGGGACGTTGTCC GCATCAACAGTGATGACAGCAACCTTTACCTAACTGCCAACAAGAAGAAGCCCACGTGCTGCCCATGA
- the PROCA1 gene encoding protein PROCA1 isoform X1, translating into MWVRTTLTRERWTKEKTQDNTSAWDESNSNVNRLPSWERGHLLAGVASSTDTSTFSEGEFKDLERCCRKHKQCTGHIIHPFTPDCGHCSLHLHSISRCKCNSRLKDCSEKTNSSSSRDAGPTCSRDVGSTCVNIIQSPCFELIPEEECVQRFWYGWCKSYRPLSVAVIHHPIHHDCGADNLNEEEEEEEEEEEEESKPPIPTQVGPSTTPADTGMGTVAGTLDSVAPITIWRSESPTGKSQGNKVIKKVKKKKEKEKDEEETDEKAKLKKKAKGKLVKKKSPVNSESSPPDLTRSISPRELARMSESSPDSREDLESEDSYNDPGREEPSSEDIVESSLPKKREKNMAQAKKPRAKASPIKKVKRKSPPASNPNLS; encoded by the exons ATGTGGGTTAGGACGACACTGACACGGGAAAGGTGGACTAAAGAAAAGACCCAGGACAATACCAGCGCCTGGGATGAGAGTAACTCCA ATGTGAACAGGTTACCCAGCTGGGAGAGAGGACACCTGCTGGCTGGTGTGGCGTCTAGCACTGATACATCTACCTTCTCCGAAG GCGAATTCAAGGACCTGGAGAGGTGCTGCCGGAAACATAAGCAGTGCACTGGGCACATCATCCACCCCTTCACCCCTGACTGTGGCCACTGCAGCCTGCACCTGCACTCTATTAGCCGCTGCAAATGCAATTCTAG GCTGAAGGACTGCTCAGAGAAGACAAATAGCAGCAGCTCCCGAGATGCGGGCCCAACCTGCTCCCGAGATGTGGGTTCAACATGTGTCAACATCATCCAGTCCCCTTGCTTTGAGCTCATCCCAGAGGAAGAGTGTGTGCAGCGGTTCTGGTATGGCTG gtgCAAAAGCTACAGGCCCCTCTCCGTGGCAGTGATCCACCATCCCATTCACCATGACTGTGGGGCAGACAACCtgaatgaagaagaggaagaggaggaagaggaagaggaagaagaaagcaagccTCCCATCCCAACCCAGGTGGGGCCCTCCACCACACCCGCTGACACAGGCATGGGCACAGTTGCAGGCACCCTGGACTCAGTAGCTCCCATCACTATCTGGCGCTCTGAGAGCCCCACAGGGAAGTCCCAGGGCAACAAGGTGatcaagaaggtaaagaagaaaaaagaaaaagagaaagatgaggaGGAAACAGATGAGAAGgcaaagctaaagaaaaaagcTAAAGGCAAATTGGTTAAGAAGAAAAGCCCGGTTAATTCGGAATCTTCACCTCCAGACTTGACCCGATCAATAAGCCCAAGAGAGTTGGCCAGGATGTCAGAGTCCAGCCCAGACAGCCGGGAAGACTTGGAGAGTGAGGACAGTTACAATGACCCTGGGCGGGAGGAACCCTCCAGTGAGGATATTGTGGAGTCTTCGTTgcccaagaagagagagaagaacatgGCCCAGGCTAAGAAACCCAGGGCGAAGGCCTCACCAATCAAGAAGGTCAAGAGGAAATCTCCCCCAGCATCAAACCCCAATCTCAGTTGA
- the PROCA1 gene encoding protein PROCA1 isoform X2 — translation MSITYVNRLPSWERGHLLAGVASSTDTSTFSEGEFKDLERCCRKHKQCTGHIIHPFTPDCGHCSLHLHSISRCKCNSRLKDCSEKTNSSSSRDAGPTCSRDVGSTCVNIIQSPCFELIPEEECVQRFWYGWCKSYRPLSVAVIHHPIHHDCGADNLNEEEEEEEEEEEEESKPPIPTQVGPSTTPADTGMGTVAGTLDSVAPITIWRSESPTGKSQGNKVIKKVKKKKEKEKDEEETDEKAKLKKKAKGKLVKKKSPVNSESSPPDLTRSISPRELARMSESSPDSREDLESEDSYNDPGREEPSSEDIVESSLPKKREKNMAQAKKPRAKASPIKKVKRKSPPASNPNLS, via the exons ATGAGCATCACTT ATGTGAACAGGTTACCCAGCTGGGAGAGAGGACACCTGCTGGCTGGTGTGGCGTCTAGCACTGATACATCTACCTTCTCCGAAG GCGAATTCAAGGACCTGGAGAGGTGCTGCCGGAAACATAAGCAGTGCACTGGGCACATCATCCACCCCTTCACCCCTGACTGTGGCCACTGCAGCCTGCACCTGCACTCTATTAGCCGCTGCAAATGCAATTCTAG GCTGAAGGACTGCTCAGAGAAGACAAATAGCAGCAGCTCCCGAGATGCGGGCCCAACCTGCTCCCGAGATGTGGGTTCAACATGTGTCAACATCATCCAGTCCCCTTGCTTTGAGCTCATCCCAGAGGAAGAGTGTGTGCAGCGGTTCTGGTATGGCTG gtgCAAAAGCTACAGGCCCCTCTCCGTGGCAGTGATCCACCATCCCATTCACCATGACTGTGGGGCAGACAACCtgaatgaagaagaggaagaggaggaagaggaagaggaagaagaaagcaagccTCCCATCCCAACCCAGGTGGGGCCCTCCACCACACCCGCTGACACAGGCATGGGCACAGTTGCAGGCACCCTGGACTCAGTAGCTCCCATCACTATCTGGCGCTCTGAGAGCCCCACAGGGAAGTCCCAGGGCAACAAGGTGatcaagaaggtaaagaagaaaaaagaaaaagagaaagatgaggaGGAAACAGATGAGAAGgcaaagctaaagaaaaaagcTAAAGGCAAATTGGTTAAGAAGAAAAGCCCGGTTAATTCGGAATCTTCACCTCCAGACTTGACCCGATCAATAAGCCCAAGAGAGTTGGCCAGGATGTCAGAGTCCAGCCCAGACAGCCGGGAAGACTTGGAGAGTGAGGACAGTTACAATGACCCTGGGCGGGAGGAACCCTCCAGTGAGGATATTGTGGAGTCTTCGTTgcccaagaagagagagaagaacatgGCCCAGGCTAAGAAACCCAGGGCGAAGGCCTCACCAATCAAGAAGGTCAAGAGGAAATCTCCCCCAGCATCAAACCCCAATCTCAGTTGA
- the PROCA1 gene encoding protein PROCA1 isoform X3: MSITCEFKDLERCCRKHKQCTGHIIHPFTPDCGHCSLHLHSISRCKCNSRLKDCSEKTNSSSSRDAGPTCSRDVGSTCVNIIQSPCFELIPEEECVQRFWYGWCKSYRPLSVAVIHHPIHHDCGADNLNEEEEEEEEEEEEESKPPIPTQVGPSTTPADTGMGTVAGTLDSVAPITIWRSESPTGKSQGNKVIKKVKKKKEKEKDEEETDEKAKLKKKAKGKLVKKKSPVNSESSPPDLTRSISPRELARMSESSPDSREDLESEDSYNDPGREEPSSEDIVESSLPKKREKNMAQAKKPRAKASPIKKVKRKSPPASNPNLS; encoded by the exons ATGAGCATCACTT GCGAATTCAAGGACCTGGAGAGGTGCTGCCGGAAACATAAGCAGTGCACTGGGCACATCATCCACCCCTTCACCCCTGACTGTGGCCACTGCAGCCTGCACCTGCACTCTATTAGCCGCTGCAAATGCAATTCTAG GCTGAAGGACTGCTCAGAGAAGACAAATAGCAGCAGCTCCCGAGATGCGGGCCCAACCTGCTCCCGAGATGTGGGTTCAACATGTGTCAACATCATCCAGTCCCCTTGCTTTGAGCTCATCCCAGAGGAAGAGTGTGTGCAGCGGTTCTGGTATGGCTG gtgCAAAAGCTACAGGCCCCTCTCCGTGGCAGTGATCCACCATCCCATTCACCATGACTGTGGGGCAGACAACCtgaatgaagaagaggaagaggaggaagaggaagaggaagaagaaagcaagccTCCCATCCCAACCCAGGTGGGGCCCTCCACCACACCCGCTGACACAGGCATGGGCACAGTTGCAGGCACCCTGGACTCAGTAGCTCCCATCACTATCTGGCGCTCTGAGAGCCCCACAGGGAAGTCCCAGGGCAACAAGGTGatcaagaaggtaaagaagaaaaaagaaaaagagaaagatgaggaGGAAACAGATGAGAAGgcaaagctaaagaaaaaagcTAAAGGCAAATTGGTTAAGAAGAAAAGCCCGGTTAATTCGGAATCTTCACCTCCAGACTTGACCCGATCAATAAGCCCAAGAGAGTTGGCCAGGATGTCAGAGTCCAGCCCAGACAGCCGGGAAGACTTGGAGAGTGAGGACAGTTACAATGACCCTGGGCGGGAGGAACCCTCCAGTGAGGATATTGTGGAGTCTTCGTTgcccaagaagagagagaagaacatgGCCCAGGCTAAGAAACCCAGGGCGAAGGCCTCACCAATCAAGAAGGTCAAGAGGAAATCTCCCCCAGCATCAAACCCCAATCTCAGTTGA